Proteins from a single region of Sesamum indicum cultivar Zhongzhi No. 13 linkage group LG5, S_indicum_v1.0, whole genome shotgun sequence:
- the LOC105162716 gene encoding uncharacterized protein LOC105162716 gives MKSALKMASSPICSLVSPPHYLPRRNATFLPKIGYENRKNEVGSGSFRSSCSTGVVTCAVGDVHRKRSSLESLFCYDKPIPEEIIEKPIGISMAEKNVGDNPRCPSCQAKGATLCTTCSGSGLYVDSILESQGIIVKVRCLGCGGTGNTMCSECGGRGHI, from the exons ATGAAATCTGCTTTGAAAATGGCGTCTTCACCAATTTGCTCACTGGTTTCCCCGCCCCATTATCTACCGCGCAGAAACGCGACGTTTCTTCCCAAAATAGGTTATGAAAATCGCAAGAACGAAGTGGGGTCGGGCTCTTTTCGGTCATCCTGTTCGACTGGG GTTGTGACATGTGCAGTTGGGGATGTGCACAGGAAAAGAAGTAGTCTTGAAtctcttttttgttatgatAAGCCTATTCCAGAAGAAATAATTGAGAAGCCCATAGGGATATCCATGGCCGAGAAAAACGTTGGAGATAATCCCCGCTGCCCAAGTTGTCAAGCAAAAGGAGCTACTCTTTGCACCACATGTTCTGGATCAGGCTTATATGTGGACTCTATCTTGGAGAGTCAAGGAATCATTGTCAAAGTGCGTTGTTTAG GTTGTGGGGGAACTGGGAACACCATGTGTTCAGAATGTGGTGGAAGGGGTCACATTTGA
- the LOC105162715 gene encoding probable arabinosyltransferase ARAD1 isoform X2: MYDLPPEFHFGLLGWKGDGKSIWPDLRTKVPEYPGGLNLQHSIEYWLTLDLLNSEFSENLKGRSAKRIYNSSEADVVFVPFFASLSYNRGSKLKSGEKRSTNAILQEKLVKFLIAQEEWKRSAGKDHIIVAHHPNSLLDARMKLWPAMFILSDFGRYPPNIANVEKDVIAPYRHVTRSYVDDTSDFDSRPILLYFQGSIYRKDGGTVRQELYYMLKNETDVHFSFGTVQKGGISQASEGMHSSKFCLNIAGDTPSSNRLFDAIASHCVPVIISDEIELPYEDILDYAEFCIFVRTSDALKEKFLLNLIRNIRKEKWTRMWKRLKEIEHFYEFQYPSQENDAVQMIWQAISRKVPAARRKTHRDRRFYRMSLPRERALRSVPLPRNFG, encoded by the exons ATGTATGATTTACCCCCAGAATTTCATTTTGGACTCTTGGGCTGGAAAGGTGATGGGAAGAGCATATGGCCCGATCTTCGTACTAAGGTTCCTGAGTACCCTGGTGGGTTAAATTTGCAGCATAGTATAGAATATTGGCTGACTTTGGATCTCTTGAACTCAGAATTCTCTGAAAATTTGAAAGGTCGTAGTGCAAAGCGAATATATAATTCTAGTGAAGCGGATGTTGTGTTTGTTCCCTTTTTTGCATCCCTAAGCTATAACCGAGGTTCAAAGCTAAAGTCTGGCGAGAAAAGGAGTACTAATGCTATATTACAGGAGAAGTTGGTCAAGTTCTTGATAGCTCAGGAGGAATGGAAGAGGTCTGCTGGGAAAGATCACATAATTGTTGCTCACCATCCAAATAGCCTCTTAGATGCAAGGATGAAGCTGTGGCCTGCAATGTTTATTCTGTCAGATTTTGGAAGGTATCCTCCAAACATAGCAAATGTCGAGAAAGACGTGATTGCGCCTTACAGGCATGTCACTAGAAGTTATGTGGATGACACGTCTGATTTCGATAGTCGTCCAATCTTGCTCTATTTTCAAGGATCCATATATAGAAAAGAT GGTGGAACAGTTCGACaagaattatattatatgctAAAAAATGAAACGGATGTTCACTTCTCGTTTGGAACTGTCCAAAAGGGTGGAATTAGTCAAGCTTCTGAGGGCATGCACTCGTCCAAATTCTGCCTGAACATAGCCGGCGACACTCCTTCATCAAACCGTCTCTTTGATGCTATAGCCAGCCATTGCGTACCCGTTATTATTAGTGATGAAATCGAGCTTCCTTATGAAGACATTCTTGACTATGCTGAGTTCTGCATATTCGTCCGCACATCCGATGCTCTCAAAGAAAAATTTCTCCTAAATCTTATCAGGAACATCAGAAAAGAGAAATGGACTAGGATGTGGAAACGGCTGAAAGAAATAGAGCACTTCTATGAGTTTCAGTATCCATCCCAAGAGAATGACGCGGTTCAGATGATATGGCAAGCCATTTCCCGGAAGGTTCCTGCTGCTAGAAGGAAAACCCATAGAGACAGACGATTTTATCGAATGAGTCTCCCTAGAGAAAGAGCGCTCAGGTCCGTTCCCTTGCCAAGAAATTTTGGTTGA
- the LOC105162715 gene encoding probable arabinosyltransferase ARAD1 isoform X1: protein MSKMGLLSYKSLFCWFLMTSVLFMFSWFLVLRSTGRSYYVDFGILPNSKVLGIWENENLEGAHLISSSTGEGVIWNKNSIKCGSDRPILKVFMYDLPPEFHFGLLGWKGDGKSIWPDLRTKVPEYPGGLNLQHSIEYWLTLDLLNSEFSENLKGRSAKRIYNSSEADVVFVPFFASLSYNRGSKLKSGEKRSTNAILQEKLVKFLIAQEEWKRSAGKDHIIVAHHPNSLLDARMKLWPAMFILSDFGRYPPNIANVEKDVIAPYRHVTRSYVDDTSDFDSRPILLYFQGSIYRKDGGTVRQELYYMLKNETDVHFSFGTVQKGGISQASEGMHSSKFCLNIAGDTPSSNRLFDAIASHCVPVIISDEIELPYEDILDYAEFCIFVRTSDALKEKFLLNLIRNIRKEKWTRMWKRLKEIEHFYEFQYPSQENDAVQMIWQAISRKVPAARRKTHRDRRFYRMSLPRERALRSVPLPRNFG from the exons ATGTCAAAAATGGGGCTCCTTTCTTATAAATCCCTGTTCTGTTGGTTCTTGATGACATCTGTGTTGTTCATGTTTTCTTGGTTCTTAGTGCTAAGATCAACGGGCCGGTCTTATTATGTTGATTTTGGTATATTACCAAACTCCAAGGTTCTTGGAATTTGGGAAAATGAGAATCTTGAAGGAGCCCATTTAATCAGTTCGTCAACTGGTGAAGGAGTAATCTGGAACAAGAATTCAATAAAATGTGGTTCTGATAGGCCGATTCTCAAGGTTTTTATGTATGATTTACCCCCAGAATTTCATTTTGGACTCTTGGGCTGGAAAGGTGATGGGAAGAGCATATGGCCCGATCTTCGTACTAAGGTTCCTGAGTACCCTGGTGGGTTAAATTTGCAGCATAGTATAGAATATTGGCTGACTTTGGATCTCTTGAACTCAGAATTCTCTGAAAATTTGAAAGGTCGTAGTGCAAAGCGAATATATAATTCTAGTGAAGCGGATGTTGTGTTTGTTCCCTTTTTTGCATCCCTAAGCTATAACCGAGGTTCAAAGCTAAAGTCTGGCGAGAAAAGGAGTACTAATGCTATATTACAGGAGAAGTTGGTCAAGTTCTTGATAGCTCAGGAGGAATGGAAGAGGTCTGCTGGGAAAGATCACATAATTGTTGCTCACCATCCAAATAGCCTCTTAGATGCAAGGATGAAGCTGTGGCCTGCAATGTTTATTCTGTCAGATTTTGGAAGGTATCCTCCAAACATAGCAAATGTCGAGAAAGACGTGATTGCGCCTTACAGGCATGTCACTAGAAGTTATGTGGATGACACGTCTGATTTCGATAGTCGTCCAATCTTGCTCTATTTTCAAGGATCCATATATAGAAAAGAT GGTGGAACAGTTCGACaagaattatattatatgctAAAAAATGAAACGGATGTTCACTTCTCGTTTGGAACTGTCCAAAAGGGTGGAATTAGTCAAGCTTCTGAGGGCATGCACTCGTCCAAATTCTGCCTGAACATAGCCGGCGACACTCCTTCATCAAACCGTCTCTTTGATGCTATAGCCAGCCATTGCGTACCCGTTATTATTAGTGATGAAATCGAGCTTCCTTATGAAGACATTCTTGACTATGCTGAGTTCTGCATATTCGTCCGCACATCCGATGCTCTCAAAGAAAAATTTCTCCTAAATCTTATCAGGAACATCAGAAAAGAGAAATGGACTAGGATGTGGAAACGGCTGAAAGAAATAGAGCACTTCTATGAGTTTCAGTATCCATCCCAAGAGAATGACGCGGTTCAGATGATATGGCAAGCCATTTCCCGGAAGGTTCCTGCTGCTAGAAGGAAAACCCATAGAGACAGACGATTTTATCGAATGAGTCTCCCTAGAGAAAGAGCGCTCAGGTCCGTTCCCTTGCCAAGAAATTTTGGTTGA
- the LOC105162714 gene encoding NADH--cytochrome b5 reductase 1: MDFLATSEGQLVVGVAVGLAAVGAAYVLLTSKKPKVCLDPENFKEFKLVKKTQLSHNVAKFKFALPTPTSVLGLPIGQHISCKGKDSQGEDVIKPYTPTTLDSDVGYFELVIKMYPQGRMSHHFREMREGDYLAVKGPKGRFKYQPGQVRAFGMIAGGSGITPMFQVARAILENPNDKTKVHLIYANVTFDDILLKDELDSLAKNYPDRFKVYYVLNQPPEIWDGGVGFISKEMIQAHCPAPASDIQILRCGPPPMNKAMAGHLDALGYSSEMQFQF; encoded by the exons ATGGATTTCTTGGCAACATCTGAAGGCCAATTGGTTGTTGGTGTTGCCGTTGGTCTAGCTGCTGTAGGTGCTGCATACGTCTTGTTGACATCCAAGAAGCCCAAAG TGTGCTTGGATCCTGAGAATTTCAAGGAGTTCAAGCTTGTCAAAAAAACACAACTCAGTCATAATGTGGCTAAGTTCAAATTTGCTCTTCCTACACCCACTTCTGTGTTGGGCCTTCCTATAGGACAACATATAAGCTGCAA GGGTAAGGATAGTCAAGGTGAAGATGTCATCAAACCATATACTCCAACTACTTTAGATTCAGATGTTGGATATTTTGAGTTAGTTATAAAG ATGTATCCTCAAGGAAGAATGTCCCATCATTTTAGAGAAATGCGTGAAGGTGATTATCTGGCTGTGAAAGGACCAAAG gGACGCTTCAAGTATCAGCCAGGCCAAGTAAGAGCATTTGGGATGATTGCTGGAGGTTCTGGAATTACGCCAATGTTCCAg GTTGCTAGAGCAATTCTTGAGAACCCCAATGACAAAACAAAGGTGCATCTGATTTATGCTAATGTTACGTTCGATGACATTCTGCTAAAG GATGAATTGGACAGTCTTGCTAAAAACTATCCTGACAGATTCAAAGTTTACTATGTACTCAATCAA CCTCCTGAAATATGGGATGGTGGCGTTGGATTCATCTCAAAAGAAATGATTCAAGCTCACTGCCCAGCACCAGCCTCCGATATCCAG ATCCTGAGATGTGGTCCGCCTCCGATGAACAAGGCGATGGCCGGTCATCTGGACGCACTTGGATACTCGTCGGAGATGCAATTCCAATTCTAG
- the LOC105162713 gene encoding zinc finger protein VAR3, chloroplastic isoform X2, whose amino-acid sequence MGGGVTRFMTLLITPFPPLRPSLILLNRRVSSLSAAPVRLLTLSSPPNTKPPTPQLLNSFHSQSSNNTYTLSSSAAQHHPWPEWTHFLSVLPSGQGASAPEEYRILPEDAFVVYEELPDDFVRAAATCLAFARARPNLLGLLSKRDIEAVVSNGTPFLFKSALDTARRMRAFLAPDESNVAEFDKANTVDLMKYIISYASNPTVSFERNGLYSRELVDSSVRYLLHELVAVSSGAQTGYMPASDNQFSDRDGQTRKPFGQNIEMKRGDWICRKCSFMNFARNMKCLECEEPRPKRQLTGREWECPQCNFFNYGRNLACLRCDCRRPGAPLFKINNPQSVSGYNGDYASKSNTENRLAENEEKAQRWFSKISQLNNATDINTAASDEDFPEIMPLRKGDNRFVDSMRKTPLDRRIVKSQHQNSSSSSGNPEGITPEQNITEFSSSPSQSGSSDFQYSRSSSPNHVPLVPLPADTFSSRDQTSEMDDGKKVPIEFHETGSSAVRNQTTMISESQSSGQNFQAPKSSAHPIDIQNKEKEQAEKSERWFKRIAELHNVKDLPSAVSDEDFPEIMPMRKGENRFVVGKKKDRSLTSPKYKRQVAMEQANNTTFVPFVPFPPGYFARKDTQQPTGQDSPVKSVGKTSTSNITAETDKLDDLKNGTADTSTVQRNDYKPMSRANATLPSEIVAEVRNPPRAHNQSVSSTSQFSGDNATPAAGSSSQSSITSPTISSNTGNDGPCGTTPTRGVSSQPPKNENVQSSWTTKSLEGSAVKEDPDPLDMSEEAKAERWFKRVAQIKDISELSQIPDEDFPSIMPMRKGVNRFVVSKRKTPLERRLTSQQYRRNLPIVSSDSVKKESDNS is encoded by the exons ATGGGCGGCGGAGTAACCAGGTTCATGACCCTCCTAATCACCCCCTTTCCGCCTCTCCGCCCATCCCTCATCCTCCTTAACCGCCGTGTCTCCTCCCTCTCAGCTGCTCCAGTCCGTCTCCTTACCCTCTCTTCCCCTCCCAATACCAAACCCCCTACTCCGCAACTCCTCAACTCCTTTCACTCTCAATCTAGCAATAATACATACACACTCAGCTCCTCCGCCGCTCAGCATCATCCCTGGCCCGAATGGACGCATTTTCTCAGTGTTTTACCGAGTGGGCAGGGAGCCTCTGCTCCTGAGGAGTATAGAATTCTACCCGAGGACGCGTTTGTCGTGTATGAGGAATTGCCTGATGATTTTGTACGCGCCGCTGCGACGTGCTTGGCTTTCGCTCGGGCTCGACCGAATCTACTTGG GCTACTTTCGAAGAGGGATATTGAAGCAGTTGTATCGAATGGAACTCCATTTCTGTTCAAAAGTGCGCTGGACACAGCAAGGAGGATGAGGGCATTTTTGGCACCTGATGAAAGCAAT GTTGCTGAATTTGATAAAGCAAATACAGTTGATCTCATGAAGTATATAATAAGCTATGCAAGCAATCCTACTGTttcttttgaaagaaatgggCTGTATAGTAGGGAGCTTGTTGACTCGTCTGTTCGGTATCTGTTGCATGAGCTGGTTGCAGTAAGCTCCGGAGCTCAAACAGGTTACATGCCTGCTTCAGACAATCAGTTTTCAGATAGAGATGGACAAACTCGCAAGCCTTTTggacaaaatattgaaatgaagCGAGGCGATTGGATATGCCGGAA GTGCAGCTTTATGAACTTTGCAAGAAACATGAAATGCCTTGAATGTGAAGAACCCAGACCGAAGAGGCAGCTAACTGGCAGGGAATGGGAGTGCCCTCA ATGCAATTTCTTTAACTATGGAAGGAATTTGGCTTGCTTAAGATGTGACTGCCGACGACCTGGTGCTCCATTGTTTAAAATCAATAATCCTCAATCTGTTTCTGGGTACAACGGAGATTATGCTTCTAAGTCCAACACGGAAAACAGATTAGCAGAGAATGAAGAGAAGGCACAACGCTGGTTTAGTAAAATTTCCCAACTGAATAATGCAACTGATATCAATACTGCAGCCTCTGATGAAGATTTTCCAGAAATCATGCCATTGAGGAAAGGAGATAATAGGTTTGTTGATAGCATGAGGAAGACACCATTGGATAGACGGATTGTCAAGTCTCAGCATCAAAATAGCTCAAGTAGCAGTGGCAATCCCGAAG GCATTACTCCTGAACAAAATATAACAGAGTTCTCCTCTTCACCATCTCAGTCAGGTTCTTCAGATTTTCAATATTCACGGAGCAGCAGCCCCAATCATGTTCCTCTTGTGCCTCTCCCTGCAGACACATTTTCTAGCAGAGATCAAACTTCAGAGATGGATGATGGAAAGAAAGTACCTatagaatttcatgaaactggCTCATCTGCGGTCAGGAATCAAACAACCATGATCAGTGAGTCTCAGAGTTCAGGTCAGAATTTTCAGGCCCCAAAGAGTTCAGCACATCCAATTGATATCCagaataaagagaaagagCAAGCTGAAAAGTCAGAAAGATGGTTCAAGAGGATAGCAGAACTGCACAATGTCAAAGATCTTCCAAGTGCGGTCTCAGACGAGGACTTCCCTGAGATTATGCCAATGCGTAAGGGAGAAAACCGGTTTGTGGTTGGCAAGAAGAAAGACCGTTCACTCACTTCTCCAAAGTACAAAAGACAGGTTGCCATGGAGCAGGCAAACAATACTACTTTTGTACCCTTTGTTCCATTCCCTCCTGGCTACTTTGCTAGAAAGGATACACAGCAGCCCACCGGCCAAGATTCACCAGTAAAATCTGTCGGTAAGACCTCTACAAGTAACATAACTGCAGAGACTGATAAGTTGGATGACTTAAAGAATGGAACTGCTGATACAAGTACTGTGCAAAGGAACGATTATAAACCAATGAGCCGAGCAAATGCCACGCTTCCCAGTGAAATTGTGGCTGAGGTAAGGAATCCCCCGAGAGCGCATAACCAATCAGTGAGCTCCACTTCACAGTTCTCTGGTGATAATGCAACACCTGCTGCTGGAAGCTCTTCCCAGAGCTCCATTACTTCCCCTACCATAAGCAGTAATACGGGAAATGATGGACCTTGTGGAACCACTCCAACCAGAGGAGTTTCATCCCAACCACCCAAAAACGAGAACGTTCAAAGTAGCTGGACCACAAAGAGCTTGGAGGGGTCAGCTGTGAAGGAGGACCCTGATCCTTTGGACATGTCAGAAGAGGCCAAAGCTGAAAGGTGGTTCAAACGAGTAGCTCAGATAAAGGATATCTCTGAGTTGAGCCAGATCCCAGACGAAGACTTCCCCTCGATAATGCCAATGCGGAAGGGTGTGAACAGGTTTGTCGTAAGCAAGAGAAAAACACCCCTTGAAAGGAGGCTGACATCCCAGCAATACAGAAGAAATCTTCCTATTGTGAGTAGTGATTCTGTGAAGAAGGAAAGTGACAACAGCTGA
- the LOC105162713 gene encoding zinc finger protein VAR3, chloroplastic isoform X1, which yields MGGGVTRFMTLLITPFPPLRPSLILLNRRVSSLSAAPVRLLTLSSPPNTKPPTPQLLNSFHSQSSNNTYTLSSSAAQHHPWPEWTHFLSVLPSGQGASAPEEYRILPEDAFVVYEELPDDFVRAAATCLAFARARPNLLGLLSKRDIEAVVSNGTPFLFKSALDTARRMRAFLAPDESNVAEFDKANTVDLMKYIISYASNPTVSFERNGLYSRELVDSSVRYLLHELVAVSSGAQTGYMPASDNQFSDRDGQTRKPFGQNIEMKRGDWICRKCSFMNFARNMKCLECEEPRPKRQLTGREWECPQCNFFNYGRNLACLRCDCRRPGAPLFKINNPQSVSGYNGDYASKSNTENRLAENEEKAQRWFSKISQLNNATDINTAASDEDFPEIMPLRKGDNRFVDSMRKTPLDRRIVKSQHQNSSSSSGNPEGTNSRLDASISRSLDHILGHSSTDSETDAAGITPEQNITEFSSSPSQSGSSDFQYSRSSSPNHVPLVPLPADTFSSRDQTSEMDDGKKVPIEFHETGSSAVRNQTTMISESQSSGQNFQAPKSSAHPIDIQNKEKEQAEKSERWFKRIAELHNVKDLPSAVSDEDFPEIMPMRKGENRFVVGKKKDRSLTSPKYKRQVAMEQANNTTFVPFVPFPPGYFARKDTQQPTGQDSPVKSVGKTSTSNITAETDKLDDLKNGTADTSTVQRNDYKPMSRANATLPSEIVAEVRNPPRAHNQSVSSTSQFSGDNATPAAGSSSQSSITSPTISSNTGNDGPCGTTPTRGVSSQPPKNENVQSSWTTKSLEGSAVKEDPDPLDMSEEAKAERWFKRVAQIKDISELSQIPDEDFPSIMPMRKGVNRFVVSKRKTPLERRLTSQQYRRNLPIVSSDSVKKESDNS from the exons ATGGGCGGCGGAGTAACCAGGTTCATGACCCTCCTAATCACCCCCTTTCCGCCTCTCCGCCCATCCCTCATCCTCCTTAACCGCCGTGTCTCCTCCCTCTCAGCTGCTCCAGTCCGTCTCCTTACCCTCTCTTCCCCTCCCAATACCAAACCCCCTACTCCGCAACTCCTCAACTCCTTTCACTCTCAATCTAGCAATAATACATACACACTCAGCTCCTCCGCCGCTCAGCATCATCCCTGGCCCGAATGGACGCATTTTCTCAGTGTTTTACCGAGTGGGCAGGGAGCCTCTGCTCCTGAGGAGTATAGAATTCTACCCGAGGACGCGTTTGTCGTGTATGAGGAATTGCCTGATGATTTTGTACGCGCCGCTGCGACGTGCTTGGCTTTCGCTCGGGCTCGACCGAATCTACTTGG GCTACTTTCGAAGAGGGATATTGAAGCAGTTGTATCGAATGGAACTCCATTTCTGTTCAAAAGTGCGCTGGACACAGCAAGGAGGATGAGGGCATTTTTGGCACCTGATGAAAGCAAT GTTGCTGAATTTGATAAAGCAAATACAGTTGATCTCATGAAGTATATAATAAGCTATGCAAGCAATCCTACTGTttcttttgaaagaaatgggCTGTATAGTAGGGAGCTTGTTGACTCGTCTGTTCGGTATCTGTTGCATGAGCTGGTTGCAGTAAGCTCCGGAGCTCAAACAGGTTACATGCCTGCTTCAGACAATCAGTTTTCAGATAGAGATGGACAAACTCGCAAGCCTTTTggacaaaatattgaaatgaagCGAGGCGATTGGATATGCCGGAA GTGCAGCTTTATGAACTTTGCAAGAAACATGAAATGCCTTGAATGTGAAGAACCCAGACCGAAGAGGCAGCTAACTGGCAGGGAATGGGAGTGCCCTCA ATGCAATTTCTTTAACTATGGAAGGAATTTGGCTTGCTTAAGATGTGACTGCCGACGACCTGGTGCTCCATTGTTTAAAATCAATAATCCTCAATCTGTTTCTGGGTACAACGGAGATTATGCTTCTAAGTCCAACACGGAAAACAGATTAGCAGAGAATGAAGAGAAGGCACAACGCTGGTTTAGTAAAATTTCCCAACTGAATAATGCAACTGATATCAATACTGCAGCCTCTGATGAAGATTTTCCAGAAATCATGCCATTGAGGAAAGGAGATAATAGGTTTGTTGATAGCATGAGGAAGACACCATTGGATAGACGGATTGTCAAGTCTCAGCATCAAAATAGCTCAAGTAGCAGTGGCAATCCCGAAGGTACAAACTCTAGACTAGATGCATCAATCAGCCGTAGTCTGGACCATATTCTTGGCCACTCATCCACTGATTCTGAAACCGATGCTGCAGGCATTACTCCTGAACAAAATATAACAGAGTTCTCCTCTTCACCATCTCAGTCAGGTTCTTCAGATTTTCAATATTCACGGAGCAGCAGCCCCAATCATGTTCCTCTTGTGCCTCTCCCTGCAGACACATTTTCTAGCAGAGATCAAACTTCAGAGATGGATGATGGAAAGAAAGTACCTatagaatttcatgaaactggCTCATCTGCGGTCAGGAATCAAACAACCATGATCAGTGAGTCTCAGAGTTCAGGTCAGAATTTTCAGGCCCCAAAGAGTTCAGCACATCCAATTGATATCCagaataaagagaaagagCAAGCTGAAAAGTCAGAAAGATGGTTCAAGAGGATAGCAGAACTGCACAATGTCAAAGATCTTCCAAGTGCGGTCTCAGACGAGGACTTCCCTGAGATTATGCCAATGCGTAAGGGAGAAAACCGGTTTGTGGTTGGCAAGAAGAAAGACCGTTCACTCACTTCTCCAAAGTACAAAAGACAGGTTGCCATGGAGCAGGCAAACAATACTACTTTTGTACCCTTTGTTCCATTCCCTCCTGGCTACTTTGCTAGAAAGGATACACAGCAGCCCACCGGCCAAGATTCACCAGTAAAATCTGTCGGTAAGACCTCTACAAGTAACATAACTGCAGAGACTGATAAGTTGGATGACTTAAAGAATGGAACTGCTGATACAAGTACTGTGCAAAGGAACGATTATAAACCAATGAGCCGAGCAAATGCCACGCTTCCCAGTGAAATTGTGGCTGAGGTAAGGAATCCCCCGAGAGCGCATAACCAATCAGTGAGCTCCACTTCACAGTTCTCTGGTGATAATGCAACACCTGCTGCTGGAAGCTCTTCCCAGAGCTCCATTACTTCCCCTACCATAAGCAGTAATACGGGAAATGATGGACCTTGTGGAACCACTCCAACCAGAGGAGTTTCATCCCAACCACCCAAAAACGAGAACGTTCAAAGTAGCTGGACCACAAAGAGCTTGGAGGGGTCAGCTGTGAAGGAGGACCCTGATCCTTTGGACATGTCAGAAGAGGCCAAAGCTGAAAGGTGGTTCAAACGAGTAGCTCAGATAAAGGATATCTCTGAGTTGAGCCAGATCCCAGACGAAGACTTCCCCTCGATAATGCCAATGCGGAAGGGTGTGAACAGGTTTGTCGTAAGCAAGAGAAAAACACCCCTTGAAAGGAGGCTGACATCCCAGCAATACAGAAGAAATCTTCCTATTGTGAGTAGTGATTCTGTGAAGAAGGAAAGTGACAACAGCTGA
- the LOC105162797 gene encoding LOW QUALITY PROTEIN: probable lysophospholipase BODYGUARD 4 (The sequence of the model RefSeq protein was modified relative to this genomic sequence to represent the inferred CDS: deleted 2 bases in 1 codon), protein MSTAATRLPGKWLSRISETVISLASAIVFFILDIIDVVMCVFFRAFDEFLEGTSPSCYCMERGGAQEEEKRGLDSVGVDGECEPSESLRGRKNVFRRLRFRPRIWSKEGGFRVGKRMSRWSDCGCESCLSWMSSGSDSRLHVVVKEQQRARLENSSGVTTVHNVIFIHGFLSSSSLWTETIFPNLSEYSKQNYKLFAVDLLGFGRSPKPRDCLYTLRDHLEMIEKSVILPFHVKSFHLVAHSMGCVIALALAAKYSDSVKSVTLTAPPYFSSSKGDASLQALHKLATRRVWPPLLFGSAFMSWYEHLGRCVCFLICRNHRTWESILKLLTGRRELHFRIMDLTRHTHHSAWHTMHNVICGGARFLDKYLEILRAAGVKIRVVQGTEDQVVPMECSHNMKVKAPETELEIVANADHNTVILGRAKDFTRNLESLWASAGKNVAEQVDDHVGQEVHK, encoded by the exons ATGTCAACAGCCGCTACACGCTTGCCGGGGAAATGGCTCTCAAGAATTTCAGAAACCGTGATTTCTCTTGCCAGTGCAATCGTGTTCTTCATTCTCGACATCATCGACGTTGTAATGTGCGTGTTCTTCAGGGCTTTTGATGAGTTCTTGGAAGGAACATCGCCGTCTTGCTACTGCATGGAAAGAGGAGGAGCtcaggaagaagaaaagaggggCTTAGATTCTGTTGGAGTTGATGGGGAGTGTGAGCCATCGGAGAGCCTTCGTGGAAGGAAAAACGTGTTTAGGAGA CTGAGATTCAGACCAAGAATTTGGAGTAAAGAAGGCGGATTTCGTGTGGGGAAGAGGATGAGCAGGTGGTCTGATTGTGGATGTGAATCTTGTCTTTCTTGGATGAGCAGTGGAAGTGATTCCAGGCTTCATGTTGTTGTCAAAGAGCAACAAAGAG CCAGGCTGGAGAACAGTTCTGGAGTAACAACCGTGCACAATGTAATATTCATACATGGTTTCCTCTCATCTTCGTCACTCTGGACAGAAACCATATTCCCTAATCTCTCTGAGTATTCTAAGcaaaactacaagttatttGCAGTAGACCTATTGGGATTCGGTAGAAGTCCAAAGCCGAGGGATTGTTTATATACGCTAAGGGATCATCTAGAAATGATTGAGAAGTCGGTTATCCTTCCGTTTCATGTGAAATCCTTTCACCTGGTTGCACACTCCATGGGTTGTGTGATTGCACTGGCGTTAGCCGCTAAGTACTCCGACTCCGTTAAATCCGTAACTTTGACAGCTCCA CCTTACTTCTCTTCTTCAAAAGGGGATGCTAGCTTACAAGCACTTCATAAACTCGCCACAAGACGAGTATGGCCTCCACTACTCTTTGGTTCAGCTTTCATGTCATGGTACGAGCACCTAGGCAGATGCGTGTGTTTCCTTATATGCCGGAACCACAGAACATGGGAGTCCATCTTAAAGCTACTCACCGGTAGAAG gGAACTTCATTTTCGGATCATGGATTTGACTCGCCACACTCATCATTCGGCTTGGCACACAATGCATAATGTCATCTGCGGTGGAGCAAGATTCTTGGACAAGTACTTGGAAATCTTGAGGGCTGCCGGAGTAAAGATTCGTGTCGTCCAGGGGACTGAGGATCAAGTCGTGCCGATGGAGTGCAGCCACAACATGAAGGTGAAGGCTCCGGAAACAGAGCTTGAGATTGTAGCAAATGCCGATCACAACACTGTAATTTTAGGTAGAGCTAAGGATTTCACCAGGAATTTGGAGAGTTTATGGGCATCAGCTGGTAAGAATGTTGCAGAGCAGGTGGATGATCATGTGGGGCAAGAAGTGCACAAGTGA